GTTTCCGCCTCTTGATTTGGTAGAGTTCTTCCTGTGTACAGCAAACCAACACAAGCTGAGGAGAGAGGCCAAGACGCTTTGAGAAGCTGAAACAAGAACAGGTGATCCTTGATGAGATCCAAAAAAAAAGCTTCATTTCTGATTCTTGTTTACAATTGTTGTTTCATCTGCTTTTGCTATACAGGTTTTATATCTTGTGTTATTATGTCATTAATTATTGTAAAGAAATGAGCTGTTCATCTTATTCTATTGGAAATTTGGAACGCGATTAGCCAGATGTTGTGTGGAGTATTAGTTTCAAGAATAGTGTTTTCCACTTCTTTTTGCTAATGACATGATTGTTTTTTGACGCCATTTTCATATCGGTATTGTACAAAAAACTCCTTTTCTGAGTTTTGCTTTCGAACTGCACATCTAGGTGAGTCTCATGTTTAATCATTTCAATCATCATAATTTGGATCCATATATAAATGTCACTTAACAGAGATGAGAATACAACATTTGACTCGTATAACAAAAAATCCTTTAAACGATCTTGACCTCTACCTAGTTAGTTAACGTATCATCCAACAACAATAGCACAAGCCAGCCATTTCAACCTAAAAGTGTGCATCACTAATTTCACGTGAAAATTAGAAAAATCGAAGTGCAAATGAATGTTTCGTACACCATAAATGAAGTCTACTAAATGATCATAAGGTTTAATACAACCTAGCAATAATGTCATATTGTTGTCGTCTTCATACTTTTTCATGTTTATAAAACAAAACCAATGTAAGCGATGGGAAGCAGAAAAGCAGATGAGAAAAGGCTGGATAAGGATCTCAGCAAAAGCCAACAGCTTAATCTAATCTGCATCCATTTCTTCAAGGGCGGCTTTAGCTGCTGACTTGGCTTCCTCTAGTAGATTTTCCGGAACCTGGTAGGTTTACGAAATATAAACATTAAGTGGAGAGTGCAACAAAACAAACGCCTAGACCTCTAGAAGGCCTGAGGAGTTTGAAATTAGTTAAGGATACCTAACATATTAAATCCACTAGTTACCTTTTGATGCTGGCGGTTCGACTCATCACAGACCCAGCTCATTTCCAGTTCAAAGGCCTTGTCCTTGGCCTCGTCGTGCACCCCATAGATGCTGCTCATGAAACACAGGAGAATGAAAGACGAAATAACAAACACATACACAACTTGTATATATATCTAAAAGCATATGCACGTCATTTAGAAGATGACTCACATCTTGGCCACCTCAATGACACCTTGTCGGCAGGTCATCTCTGAGAgctttaatttttcaatttctcTGTCAATATAACAAATGGTTCAGCATCAGCAGATAGAGATTACCagtaaatagaaagaaaaatgcaTGACAAAGATGAACACGGTTCTGCAAAAGCTTAAAAGGCTGTTCACTACAACAGAAAGTGGTATGAAGTCAATAACATCAACCAAGAAGGCTGAATGACCTTACGAGCCAAATCAGTAGTGCCCGAGCAACACTAACACAACATAACAAGAAAAGGTACGAAGAGGAAGATTAAATTGCAGAGATGAAAGGCTCATTGTAGGTTTTATTTCCTTCCTTTCAGATGTCATATACCCATACTTCACAAAAATTGGTGAAtctaaaatcagaataagaaaaACTTACGTTTTAGCAGCCTGTCTTCCCTTTCCGATGGCTGCACCGAAGTATCTCTGCAgcagtaaataaataaatagatcaCAGATGGACACATAAACTTATTATTAAGTACAAGTAAATCAAGTGTCAGAACACtacatataatttaaaatacagaCTATAAAGAAATTAGATGTTATGCACATCATTTGCGCAAGTAACGAGGAAAGAAAACGCACGTAAGATATGCCAGAAGGTTCGATCATGTACAACTGTGGTCCATCCCTATCATAACCTCCCACAATCACTCCACAACCAAAAGGCCTGAAaaggttaaaaaaaattaaattgagaaATCAGCTCAAGAGAATCAAGTTGATAAATAAAACAGATGCAGTATCAACCTGAGCCACCAATAGAGTGTGCACAAATGCACATAACTAGCCACTCGTTCTGCGAGTTCTTTAACAGGAATAGCTTCACCATAAACCCTGGAAATGAAAGACGCAATATGTAAGGATATATACCAAGCAATATACAAAAGCATACCAATTCTCATGTAAGCAATTGCAAAGGTTAGTCATAGAAAGGTACCCAAAAGGTCAAAACAATATGCAACTAAGCTTCTACCTGAACATTCATGCctcgaaaaagaaaaaaaacattgaGCGGATAAAATGCAGGCAacaatttttagtgattttccTAGGTACAAGATTTTGTGAGTGATATGCCATgaacaagtaaaaaatgtcCAGCCTGATTTTTGTACACAGCTTCTCATTTATTTTAAGTTCATAAACTGCAGTTTCAATTCATACTACGCGTCATCTAGCTATCCAGCCTAAGGAATGTTCTATTCCCCCTCCCCTGTTAGGGAAAATTAGCTGATTTCACTAACCAAATTTTATCATTTGGTATCCTAGTTCAATCTTATTCCAAACCTTAAAACTCTAAACTCACCTCTAGACAACATCTCCATGAGGTAAAAAAGGGTGTACCCAGATCttattatgatttaaatttaaatttcagGATCACCTGCCTCAGCAGTATCAACAGAGACTAAAGGTACTTTGCCTTTATTTAGGAGAAAAGGATAAGAGCAACAACTTAATCTAGGTCTTATATACTATAAAGTTCGTAAATATGAGTCACAGTTCTCATCAGAATTGTTTCCAAGTAGGAGTATGCTTAGAAAGGATGTTGGAAGACTTGAAAACAAGACAAGTGTCTAGAAACGAACTTCTCATAATTAGTTGCTTCAGACTTTGCTCGTGTAACAATCTGCCTACCATCTGCAGCTAATCCGGCAACAGCCTGACAAAGGTCAAAGCATAAGCATTTAGCACAAGATAATAAAAATGAAGGGCAGAAGCCTAAAACAGCTCCCTAACAAATTTTGAATAGCAAATACCTAAAGTAAACTCTAGATAAACTTTAAAACCAGTCAAATTCCTTTAAATTTTCAGTAGCTTTCGCATGAATTAAAGCTTTAACACATAGTAGATCAACACCACATGATGAAGAAGACGATATATCACGAGGAAATTAATGCAAGTTATCAGAATCTAAATGAAAACATAATATAAACACTCAAAAATGCCCTTTTTTTCAAATCTACACTATCAGTCAGTTACAGCtagtgagaaaaaaaaaaagaagaataagGTACCATGCCGGAGTGGCGATGAACGGAGTGGATTCTTCGATTGGAGCCTGGAAGCAGCATCTTGGAAGCAATCAGCTTCTCCACTCCCTTGAACAACATCCGCAAAATGAGAAACCCAGCAAAAACCCTAGCAATCTAAAACTGAATCGAAAATGGTTAGTTGAAAATTTGATTTACCATGACGATTCCGTCTTTGCATTTGATGGCAACGACGGTGCCGCTGTTGTCGACGGCTTTGGCGGCATATTCGATCTGGAAAACGCGGCCGTCCGGTGAGAATGTCGTCACCGATAGATCGTATCCTGTGCCAATGCTGCTCATTTTTTCCCTCTCTTCTGCTGCTGTGGTATTTTCACTCCCTTCTgcttttaattttcttttttaaacaATTATGGAGAGATTTCTTTGTTAGCAAGACAGTGTattaggaaaaataaaagattataaTTACGTAAGAGCCCCTGCACTAAAGTTTTGTCCAATTCTGCCTCTCATCTCTCCTCTTATTTCATTCGAATCATCTCATCAGATTTCAAGATTATTGggttaaaaaattacaaatctaATTCTAAATATTCGAATTCCGAGCAAGCTCATCTCTAATGCATAATGAGAAATATCAATTGATTGATTTGCATAATGAGAAAAATCAATAATATTAGAATATTATAGAATATTTAATTTGGAAAATTGCATAATACTACACACTTAACTCAAATATGATTGAATATAAGGTTGATAAATTTTGAGTTAGTTCAATGATATATATGAACTAAGGTTGATTTATCATGGAATATTAAATAAATGCTAGCATAATTCAAGATttgtgaaaataaattaaaacacatGCATGTTTAACTTTAAATTTAGCGGGTTGTTCATGTTCATCGACGGGTTTTAGATTGACATCTCTTTCTATGTATTAATAGAAGAATGTTCATttcaaaacttttttttaagtCAGAACACAAAACTATATCAATTCGTAAATTCATTAATATTTATTGGCACGaaaaaaccaaaataatatGGACATTTGGGATAATATTAACttgaattggtaaagtaagagagataaaaaaatcattatagTATTGCTAGTGGAGATCAAAGCTcatcttattagagagaaaaaagttataaAAATAGAGGAAgctatttttatggaacaatctaaaataaaaaaaaaagtctatatttttatgagacgaatGGAATATTAGTTTCAAACTTAATATTAGCTAGCCTATTCATAAATATCGATTATCGACTTAATAAGTAAACTATATAATTTTCATTAAGTTCTcacttaaaaaaaatcttattgAAACCTCCCTGTATCACTAAAGGATAAAGAAGTCGCACATTATCACaaactataaataattaaaattaactgCTAAGGTAATTAGATATTTCAATAGCAGTTAATTATAGTTTAGAGTTTGAATAATTGGAAACTATAAAAAATTGATCTCGATAAAATTACTCCTACATAACTCGAACTCGTACGCATATTGGAATATAACATTTCGTCTCACAATAGCCAAAGCAGCACCCAAAGTAGCATAATTACATATTTCATGagaaaacaaacttcaaatGCTAAATATGGTCGTCTAAAAACATGAAAATATATGCACATCAACGTGTAATTACACAAACCCGGGACACGGACAACGGGGCATCGAGACAAGCCTGTCTAAGAAGAAGACATGGCGCTCTCGCCCTGAAGGAGGCCATTGCGGATCTGTGTAGCAATATCCTTGACAGCCCCAGGTCCGTGAGGGATGAAGACAGCAGAGGACTTGGATGAAGCACCAATTTCCTTCATCGTGTCGAAGTATTGAGTGACGAGGACCATGTCCATGACATCCTTAGAGGTCGTCCCAGGAACATTCTCCGAGAAGGCGAGCACGCTCTCCCTCAGTCCGTCTACGATGGCCTGCCGCTGACGAGCTATACCCAGCCCTGACAGGTACTTGGACTCAGCCTCTCCCTCAGCTCTTTTGATCTGCAAGATTTTCTCAGCTTCGGCTTTTTCAGTCGCAGCAAGCCTGAGTCGAGCAGCTGTTGCAACATTGACAGACTATCAGATAATCCAAAAGAAGAAAATCACATAATAACACGATAAAATCGCCCCCAAGAGCCTGAGATGCATGCTCACTATCTTTCGCATAAGGATTTACTAATTGTCATTTAAATCACAATCTTCgacacaattaaaaaaaaatcgacaTAATTCCAAACCATTGCAAACTAATACCCTTAGATTGAATTTGTAGCACTTAAAGCATGCTCAACTCTTCCGGCTATCAGAAATCTCAACTGATTCGCCAAACTTTTAATTTCAAAGGCCGTTATTTTAATGACAATTAACCCTTCTAATGAAAAACCAGAACtgattttaaccatttttcataGATCCAAGAGAATGCATAGTTGGGTACAATTCATTATAGATCTGAGTTCATATGTTTGAAACTCACCAGCATTTATCTCGTTCATGGCCCTCTTCACTTGAGCATCTGGCTCAATGTCAACAATTAGAGTCTGCACTATCTCAAATCCATAAGCAGACATAGCCTGCAAAGACAAGAGATAATCAAAATTCACTCAGTACAACTGACAAACACGACCAGCTTCACACGTATACAAGTGTCATCTATCAAGAGCATAAGCTACCTTTTCAAGTTCGCTTTCTACAACTCTAGCTATATCATCCTTCTGCTCAAAAGTGGAATCCAGATCCAGTTTTGGTACACTTGCCCTGATGACTGTCACAAAATTCAGACAATACCGCAATAGACCAGAGTTCTAAAATAGTACGCGCAAAAAACACAGTATCCAGATAAGAAACTTATTCTCCAGTTACATAGACCAGAGTTCTAAAATAGTACGCGCAAAAGATACAACATTCCACATTCAAAGGGGCAAAACCTTAAGCAAGTCAACCAGCAACATGCCTTATTATAAGGTGTTCTGTCACACAAGAAATTATTGACCTTCATAAACTTACCATCAAAAACATATGCTTGGATCTGCTCTTTTGTGTTAGATAGCTTATAATATGCATCAGATGCTTTGTCGGCCAGTGCACGGTACTGGATCGAAGCAACCACATTAACGAACACGTTATCCTGGACAGCAAGAAACATATCAATGAGAAAATGGTCACGTTAGGACTAAAATGCAAACAATAATTCATGATTTGCAAACTGATTCTTTTCTCTTCTGTTGGTTAGTCATGAGATATTTTGCTGAAGCTACTTCCAACGAAATCAAAAGTTCAAGCAGCAAATGAATGGCAACAAACCTTAGTTTTTGTTTCACAACGGACATCGAGCTGCTGTAAACGTAATGACAGGATGCCAGCCACTTGGTAGCCAAAACACCATGGCAGGCAATGGCAGCCAGGATCTAGCACCTCTTCAAACTTGCCAAATTGCTCCTTCACAGCAACAGTAGACTGATCTACTTGAATACAACCAAGCATTTGACCCATTTTTCAATAGACAACTGAACTGGAACAGTGTAAAGAAAAATTCAAAGTCATGCCAATTACAAAATCcaaacacacatacatataGTTACATAATAAGTTGTGTGTCTAAAGTGGAAAATCTAATTAAACTAGTCCTTGATATACACCAGATCAGTTTTCAAGAAGAACTGCACCGAAAATGATGGTAATCATCAACTTTTTACTTCTATAAAattcttcttttatttaaattttataggAATAATAACATCTAAAATGAAAATTCATCTTTGATTTTCAGAATTTTACGAGAAGAATTTCGCTGGAAATAATTTCATCAATTTCGAAGAACATCCAGAATTTGCCTTTATTTTGTTTACTACTTTTGGAAATAATTTCCTTCTTTGCATACCAAACATACACAGACATGCACAATAACAAAACCCTAGAAGAAATATCACGCACACGATTCAAATTCAACAAGATTGGACAATTTGTTCGACAAATCCAATTCCTCACATCTTCAATTCACGTCTGAGATAGGAAAATAACACAGAGAACAGCTATGAGAGGAGACTTACAGAATACAGAGCAGAAACAGGTAGTTGGGGAACTTTCAACTGAGGCTTTACAAATTTGAGCGTAGGTATTTATAAATTCTAAGGCGATCCGCAACCTACTGTACTTTTCATCCATCTCTTAGCTAAGATATAACAccttcattcaatttcattttttatttttatttccaaccaattcaattaataaaaacacacttcattaaataaaataaaattataacttaaaataaaaaaaaacacataattaaaatcctaaaaaaatataaattacataatttaaaatataattttatagaaattgattagaactactccgccggcgaatcatcccccgaaaacggtggcggtgcactcaaactacctggaggcggaataccgaTTTGTCTTGCcgtatactcaattccggcaagatgagcTTGATATTGCGGAGGCGTaatgcgggaagtgtcagccttcgtggcggtcaagtacatggacaatagggtgttcgaccCCGAGACCGAGTCCGCCTaacttgattcgcctcggcccctcctccctctagccgtcttcgccgccttggtcccttgcggccgacgatGCCCACGAGAGGAGCCCCTTGCATCGGTGGTCGTGCcatcaacctcttgtgaggcgttgcctAACACGCCCTCACTAGATGAGTATTGgtcactcgccgtgtgcttcgtgagTTTAGAGCTCGAGCCCgcgctggactggacaccgccggcccacctttcaacttctttgacggcctcccaaacatcgacatgtttgaattctttgccgttgtcgtcaaaaaagactcgcatagccgctctcataatgtcggctccactaGCTTCGCTTTGGTattgagccgcttcattcttgtagatgcagcaaaattttttgacatctctgtcgactcggtcaaaatgactgcggagaATCTTCATGGTGCTGCGGCGGGACCGAGACGGCTTGTTCTCATTGTAggcgtcggtgaccttttcccaaaaacacttgcgggtttgttgattcccgacgatgggatcgtacgagacgctgaccaAAGCGGTAaacagagtcatcgtgtccttgcggctgtatggatgacgacCCATATCCTCTttctcctcggccgcctcctcctcttcctccacggcgtcgaatgctcgacccctggagcttccaccgcctcgtcctccttccggattgggttcatccggaaaatcctcactaatttgggataatccctgcgattgcccatacctcggggcggagggacgagagtatgcatccacatcaaaatagggtggttggtacgccgccggcgtagacgaaccggaaccggcagcacccaagacattgtacatgtcCGCCGGTCGCCAAACGTGCTCAAGTCATATCCGCCGGAGTCGCCctcgtttccgtcgccggacattttgagatgaaaattggagatgtgagatgaaaattgtagatgaaagagagatgatttaaGAAGAATAGAGGTGTGTTTTTGTGTATAATGAAGATGAAagaagagtatttatagagtaaaaaaagaaaaaaaaatacctttgaaaacggtaacattaccgtttaaattttttatttatttatttttttaattaaaatcaaatttttataaaaaaatgatttattgcgtcagcgtgacgacgcccactcgcggtgtgggcgtcacgcctagcgctggtgcgtggcgagctgtcgcgccagccgtccctccgggacgagagacgagaccgagacgtATCCCTACAACGCCGTCTCGCTGCCGTCTCATCTatccgagacgagatagagacaacaacgagacgcgttgcggatgctctaattacCCTATCGTGGTTTACGAGTTTGCGCGCTTTTACTATTATTATCGTCTTTATGATTTTGCGCGCTTTTACTATTATTATCGTCTTTACGATTTTGCGCGTTTTTTACTATCATGAGAAGGGGATTTATAATTCTAATTATCGTAACGATTTTGCGCGTTTTACTATTATGAGAAGAGATTTGTACATTCTAATTATCGCGTACAATTTTGCGCGTATTCTAATTATTTGGCGGGTGTTTAAAAATCCTAATTGCCGTATCGTGGTTTTACAATTTTGCGCGTTTTACTCCACTATTATAAAGCCTAGGTTTCTATTATAGGGATACAAAATTCTTATTGATCCCTTTCTTATTAATATAAAACCTAATTATCTTCAATATTGAGGGGATAAGAATATGTTTCTATTATCGTGAAATGATCTAGCGGAAAAGGAGAAGTTTTAGAAAAAATATATCTAATTCTTCAGTTTTTTTCcagttttttaaaatataaatgttTATACTAATTACATCGATAATTAATCTACTCTTTAATGTTCTAAATTGATAAATATAATGGCATAAGATAAAATCTTGGTCATCTTAATTTTGATCAAACAATCATTATTTTGTTTATGTTTGCATATAATGCAATCACGTGCCACTAATCTATATCACCATTTAAATTtacaaattgtattttaatGCTCATATTATTGGTACTTTTACAATTATATCAAATATTTAGAGGGATAACAATGAAGTGTTGACGTTTATTTTCTGTTGCGGAAAGGGCATGGAAACTGAGGGCAGGGCGGAATTTAAGTACTACTTATTTAACTAAAAATCGTTCCATCTTACTTATTTTAGGCGACTTTTCCTGCATAAATACTTACATAAATAATTTGTCTAGTTTGACTGTTTGAGGCTTGTAAATTTACaatttttgaagaaaaattatgGGAGATCTCTAAAATTTAGAATTTGCTGCTTTTCCACTTTTGAAAATTTTCCTAACAAATACGCCAAATGTCCGCCAATAATTAGGAGTATTTTGGTCCATAAAATTTTGTAAAGTAAAAAGATATTTCCAAGAATCTTCCATTGTACTATGTTGTTTTACCAAATTAAACCTCGAACGTGTAAATCATAAAATCACAAAAACACTATCTACATCTAAATACTAGGATGGGTGATATTTGCATTCTTGTGGCGCAGATAAATGCTGGTAgactaggcatgcacacggttcgcCGGcagttcacggttcatcatccccatgaaccggaaccggcccgccaacgCCAAGGGTCCCAGCTGTTCAGGTTcaggttccggttcaaaaaaccgccggtttacggGATAGtttaaaaccgccggttttttgcctgaaccgccggttccgggcctgTTCGGAGTTcgtcaaatttttttatttgtttatctatgaaatgtgcgtaaataaaattcaaaaaaacacgatgaagttgcaattttattgagattacaagttacaacaattacaaatcacaaaaaccttgaggtcttgaagtcttaaacaaaaatttaaatacaacgaggctactagtcaacaacgaagctaattacaaattacaaaaaagacttagaagttctgaacaataattttataagtatatatactcttagtcggcgaaggagatctttctacataactaaattgaggacacctttagcaatttaactttaaatgttgagtttagtctaacgatcaacaattatagtagaattgtcaaaagtttcccggatttagccttatagagaaatctatttCATCGATTAGAGTATATAccaatacaattatttaattgtatttgcatatttttaaagtagaaacaaatgggaaaaaaagaaataaaggaaaaaggacttgagctcaacttaaatttaaaatttaaattgaggtgcctacgtatccccaatgctcatttgcattagggaatcaaagcccacgtagttctcttaccttacttacctatttggcttggctggcggttgacggttggcctacgattcatccccggtgaattattcttgtgatccttcctgacgatcatcccaatcattttcttgttctctgacgtcagctttggcccaatcatcaagtaacatcacggcttccatatttttcgcagagagcttacttcttgattcatccaacacacgtgagccaacactaaaagcggactcgacggcgacagtggaagccggaacagaaaaaatctccttggccattgacacaagtatgggaaaatctttctcgtgtgttccccaccaatcgagaacgtcgatttgggcgagaggagtaggaccttcatcaccaaaggaaaagagtgaatcgaaatataaatctaactcacttaccatacctgaggaccttccgccggtgctgtagttgtataggtcggctaattgggattgcgcgtcggggtcatcataatcggcttgaaatgcgaagccaaagttatgttgttgaggaggcgGAGGTCTTCTGGCTTGGTGAGTACtattatacttggtttcatattcggtgtagagagcacgcaagttaaactcgaaggtttgttggataattgaccggttcagaaggtttatttgaaatgtttctgagaggtctactccgAATTTGTCACTGGCATCCGATTGCAATGCTttaagtggaccaagatcaatagaactcaaa
This portion of the Salvia splendens isolate huo1 chromosome 10, SspV2, whole genome shotgun sequence genome encodes:
- the LOC121752915 gene encoding hypersensitive-induced response protein 2-like is translated as MGQMLGCIQVDQSTVAVKEQFGKFEEVLDPGCHCLPWCFGYQVAGILSLRLQQLDVRCETKTKDNVFVNVVASIQYRALADKASDAYYKLSNTKEQIQAYVFDVIRASVPKLDLDSTFEQKDDIARVVESELEKAMSAYGFEIVQTLIVDIEPDAQVKRAMNEINAAARLRLAATEKAEAEKILQIKRAEGEAESKYLSGLGIARQRQAIVDGLRESVLAFSENVPGTTSKDVMDMVLVTQYFDTMKEIGASSKSSAVFIPHGPGAVKDIATQIRNGLLQGESAMSSS
- the LOC121753175 gene encoding proteasome subunit alpha type-3-like, with the translated sequence MSSIGTGYDLSVTTFSPDGRVFQIEYAAKAVDNSGTVVAIKCKDGIVMGVEKLIASKMLLPGSNRRIHSVHRHSGMAVAGLAADGRQIVTRAKSEATNYEKVYGEAIPVKELAERVASYVHLCTLYWWLRPFGCGVIVGGYDRDGPQLYMIEPSGISYRYFGAAIGKGRQAAKTEIEKLKLSEMTCRQGVIEVAKIIYGVHDEAKDKAFELEMSWVCDESNRQHQKVPENLLEEAKSAAKAALEEMDAD